Proteins encoded within one genomic window of Brachybacterium avium:
- a CDS encoding TetR/AcrR family transcriptional regulator, with product MVEKEASRARTTRMSGKERREQLVSVGRSVFAEKGYDMTTVEEIAARAKVSKPIVYEHFGGKEGLYAVVVDREVSTLLTDLESSLEDQRSHPRVLMERAALAFLSYIDENEDGFRILVRDSPVSHAVGTFSSLLTDVAQRVEEILATQLRLHRYPPRDATLYAQMLVGMVAYTGQWWLETRRPSKEIVAARMVNLSWYGLSALQKKPSLRESDGG from the coding sequence ATGGTGGAGAAGGAAGCCTCTCGCGCTCGGACGACGCGCATGTCCGGCAAGGAGCGCCGTGAGCAGCTGGTCTCGGTGGGCCGCAGCGTGTTCGCCGAGAAGGGCTATGACATGACCACCGTCGAGGAGATCGCGGCACGGGCGAAGGTCTCCAAGCCGATCGTGTACGAGCACTTCGGCGGCAAAGAGGGGCTGTACGCGGTCGTCGTGGACCGCGAGGTCTCCACCCTGTTGACCGACCTGGAGAGCTCCCTGGAGGATCAGCGCTCGCATCCCCGGGTGCTGATGGAGCGGGCGGCGCTCGCCTTCCTCTCCTACATCGACGAGAACGAGGACGGTTTCCGGATCCTGGTGCGGGACTCCCCCGTCAGCCACGCGGTCGGCACCTTCTCCTCGCTCCTGACCGATGTCGCCCAGCGGGTCGAGGAGATCCTCGCCACTCAGCTGCGCCTGCACCGCTACCCGCCGCGCGACGCCACGCTGTACGCCCAGATGCTCGTCGGGATGGTGGCGTACACCGGTCAGTGGTGGCTGGAGACGCGCAGGCCCTCGAAGGAGATCGTCGCCGCTCGCATGGTGAACCTCTCCTGGTACGGGCTCAGCGCCCTGCAGAAGAAGCCTTCGCTGCGCGAGAGCGACGGCGGCTGA
- the glmU gene encoding bifunctional UDP-N-acetylglucosamine diphosphorylase/glucosamine-1-phosphate N-acetyltransferase GlmU, with translation MGIEETTAPAAVIVLAAGAGTRMKSRRPKVLHEIGGRSLLVHAVTAAEGTGPAELVVVLRHERDRVAEHLAEHASEVTVADQDEIPGTGRAVQCGLEQVTASEGTVLVTYGDVPLLDPATLRELVTAHEGAGAAATVLSARVPDPTGYGRILRSEDGTEVIGIVEHKDADAAQREIDEINSGIYAFDLAVLRDALGRIGTDNAQGEMYLTDVLAIARADGRPVRAVVTADVMMVEGVNDRVQLAQLGAEMNRRTLERHMRAGVTIIDPATTWIDADVTIGQDVMILPGVQLHGATDIGEEAVIGPDSTLRDTEVGAAAEVVRSHALLAVIGAGATVGPFSYLRAGTDLGARGKIGGFVETKNAKIGESAKVPHLSYVGDADIGEGTNIGAGTIVANYDGVDKHRTTIGRQVRVGADNVLVAPVSIGDGAATGAGTTVRKDVPAGALGVSAVSQRNMEGWTLRRRAGTTAEAAARAALGTDEGSAARTPADTAADEHKEHKQR, from the coding sequence GTGGGAATCGAAGAGACCACTGCCCCCGCCGCCGTGATCGTTCTGGCCGCTGGTGCCGGGACCCGGATGAAGTCTCGGAGGCCGAAGGTGCTCCACGAGATCGGGGGCAGATCCCTCCTCGTGCACGCCGTCACCGCCGCCGAGGGCACCGGCCCCGCCGAGCTCGTGGTCGTGCTGCGTCACGAGCGGGACCGCGTCGCCGAGCATCTCGCCGAGCACGCCTCCGAGGTCACCGTCGCCGACCAGGACGAGATCCCCGGCACCGGGCGCGCCGTCCAGTGCGGGCTCGAGCAGGTCACCGCGAGCGAGGGGACCGTCCTGGTCACCTACGGCGACGTGCCGCTGTTGGATCCCGCCACCCTGCGTGAGCTGGTCACCGCCCATGAGGGGGCGGGTGCCGCCGCCACGGTGCTCAGCGCTCGCGTCCCCGACCCCACCGGCTACGGCCGCATCCTGCGCAGCGAGGACGGCACCGAGGTGATCGGGATCGTCGAGCACAAGGACGCCGACGCCGCTCAGCGCGAGATCGACGAGATCAACTCCGGCATCTACGCCTTCGATCTCGCGGTGCTGCGCGACGCGCTGGGGCGCATCGGCACCGACAACGCCCAGGGCGAGATGTACCTCACCGACGTCCTCGCGATCGCCCGAGCCGATGGCCGTCCCGTGCGGGCCGTGGTCACCGCGGACGTGATGATGGTCGAGGGTGTCAACGACCGGGTCCAGCTCGCACAGCTCGGAGCGGAGATGAACCGTCGCACCCTCGAGCGCCACATGCGCGCCGGCGTGACGATCATCGACCCCGCCACCACCTGGATCGACGCCGACGTCACCATCGGGCAGGACGTGATGATCCTTCCCGGGGTCCAGCTGCACGGCGCCACCGACATCGGCGAGGAGGCCGTGATCGGCCCCGACTCGACCCTGCGCGATACCGAGGTGGGCGCCGCCGCCGAGGTGGTCCGCTCCCATGCACTCCTGGCCGTCATCGGCGCCGGCGCCACGGTCGGGCCCTTCTCCTATCTCCGGGCCGGCACGGATCTCGGGGCCCGCGGCAAGATCGGTGGCTTCGTCGAGACCAAGAACGCGAAGATCGGCGAGAGCGCGAAGGTCCCGCACCTCAGCTACGTCGGTGACGCCGATATCGGTGAGGGCACCAACATCGGCGCCGGCACGATCGTCGCGAACTACGACGGAGTGGACAAGCACCGCACCACCATCGGCCGCCAGGTGCGCGTCGGCGCCGACAACGTGCTCGTGGCGCCGGTCAGTATCGGTGACGGAGCGGCGACCGGAGCCGGGACCACGGTCCGCAAGGATGTCCCCGCCGGGGCCCTGGGCGTCAGCGCCGTCTCGCAGCGGAACATGGAAGGATGGACCCTGCGACGCCGTGCGGGGACCACGGCCGAGGCTGCGGCACGTGCGGCCCTCGGCACTGACGAAGGGTCCGCTGCCAGGACGCCTGCAGATACTGCCGCCGACGAGCACAAGGAGCACAAGCAGCGATGA
- a CDS encoding 4-(cytidine 5'-diphospho)-2-C-methyl-D-erythritol kinase, whose amino-acid sequence MPPARRRVVVRAPGKINLSLGVGAVDDRGYHALATVFQAVDLYETISATRADGMSLEVHSEVPGEMPLDESNLALRAAELLRTEFDLRDGAALHIHKQVPIAGGMGGGSADAAATLVALDRLWGLGLGSDGLRQLGSRLGADVPFAMLGHTALGRGNGADLTTVLTHGEWTWLLAVPGGHLSTPEVFRRFDEIAASGGRTPATQPTIDERQLQALSGGNVELLADTLHNDLQAAAFALHPGLEPVVEAAEQHGALAALVSGSGPTVAVLVEGEAQARSIAAGLMSEALVESCLVARGSAPGASVLEEE is encoded by the coding sequence ATGCCGCCCGCGCGCCGGCGGGTGGTCGTGCGCGCCCCCGGGAAGATCAACCTCTCCCTGGGGGTCGGCGCCGTCGATGACCGCGGCTACCACGCCCTGGCCACCGTGTTCCAGGCGGTGGATCTCTACGAGACGATCAGCGCCACCCGAGCCGACGGGATGAGCCTCGAGGTCCATTCCGAGGTGCCGGGGGAGATGCCGCTGGACGAGTCCAACCTGGCCCTGCGAGCGGCGGAGCTGCTGCGCACCGAGTTCGATCTCCGTGACGGCGCCGCGCTCCACATCCACAAGCAGGTCCCGATCGCGGGGGGCATGGGAGGGGGGTCGGCCGATGCCGCCGCCACCCTGGTCGCCCTGGATCGACTCTGGGGCCTGGGGCTGGGCAGTGATGGCCTGCGGCAGCTCGGCTCCCGGCTCGGTGCCGACGTGCCCTTTGCGATGCTCGGTCACACGGCGCTCGGCCGGGGCAACGGCGCGGATCTCACCACGGTGCTCACCCACGGGGAGTGGACCTGGCTGCTCGCCGTCCCCGGTGGTCATCTCTCCACCCCCGAGGTGTTCCGCCGGTTCGACGAGATCGCCGCCAGTGGCGGGCGCACCCCGGCCACGCAACCCACGATCGACGAGCGTCAGCTCCAGGCCCTCAGCGGCGGCAATGTCGAGCTGCTCGCCGACACCCTGCACAACGACCTGCAGGCCGCCGCCTTCGCCCTGCACCCGGGGCTGGAGCCCGTCGTCGAGGCCGCTGAGCAGCATGGCGCCCTGGCGGCGCTGGTCAGCGGCTCGGGCCCGACGGTCGCGGTGCTGGTGGAGGGCGAGGCGCAGGCCCGCTCGATCGCGGCCGGGCTGATGAGCGAGGCGCTGGTGGAGTCGTGCCTGGTGGCCCGGGGGTCCGCGCCGGGAGCGAGCGTGCTCGAGGAGGAGTGA
- the rsmA gene encoding 16S rRNA (adenine(1518)-N(6)/adenine(1519)-N(6))-dimethyltransferase RsmA, with product MTGADAGTSGMLLTARDIRELAETAGIRPSKQRGQNFVMDPNTVRAIVGRAGLEPGQAVLEVGPGLGSLTLGLLEAGTEVVAVELDRGLAELLPLTLRARGVEEDRFRLVHADALQIAELPSLPHAGEPTALVANLPYNVATPILLTMLGRFPSVRTALVMVQSEVVDRLTAGPGSRTYGGPSVKTAWYGRAVHAGRISRQIFWPVPNVDSALVELVRHEQPLGTDAEREAVFAVVDAAFAQRRKTLRAALAGWAGSAARSEEILRSAGIDPGARGETLGIEEFRAIAQAEREIC from the coding sequence ATGACCGGCGCTGATGCGGGGACCTCGGGGATGCTGCTGACCGCTCGCGACATCCGCGAGCTCGCCGAGACCGCGGGTATCCGTCCCTCGAAGCAGCGTGGACAGAACTTCGTGATGGATCCCAACACGGTCCGTGCCATCGTGGGCCGTGCCGGGCTGGAGCCGGGCCAGGCCGTGCTCGAGGTCGGACCGGGTCTGGGATCCCTCACCCTGGGTCTGCTCGAGGCCGGGACCGAGGTGGTCGCCGTCGAGCTGGATCGGGGCCTGGCCGAGCTGCTCCCGCTCACGCTCCGCGCCCGCGGCGTCGAGGAGGACCGCTTCCGACTCGTGCACGCCGACGCTCTGCAGATCGCCGAACTCCCCTCGCTGCCGCACGCCGGCGAGCCGACGGCGCTGGTCGCGAACCTCCCGTACAACGTCGCCACGCCCATCCTGCTGACGATGCTCGGGCGCTTCCCCTCCGTGCGCACCGCCCTGGTGATGGTGCAGTCCGAGGTGGTGGATCGCCTCACCGCAGGCCCGGGATCACGCACCTACGGCGGGCCCAGCGTGAAGACCGCCTGGTACGGCCGGGCCGTGCACGCGGGCAGGATCTCCCGGCAGATCTTCTGGCCGGTCCCCAACGTCGACTCCGCACTGGTCGAGCTGGTGCGGCACGAGCAGCCGCTCGGCACCGACGCCGAGCGGGAGGCGGTGTTCGCCGTCGTCGACGCCGCCTTCGCCCAGCGGCGCAAGACGCTGCGGGCCGCGCTGGCCGGCTGGGCGGGCTCCGCGGCGCGATCCGAGGAGATCCTGCGCAGCGCCGGCATCGACCCGGGCGCCCGCGGCGAGACCCTGGGCATCGAGGAGTTCCGCGCGATCGCCCAGGCGGAGAGGGAGATCTGCTGA
- a CDS encoding ABC-F family ATP-binding cassette domain-containing protein: protein MAHLLGTQSLHVALPDRVLLDDITVGIDAGDRIGVVGRNGDGKSTLLRLLARLTTPDEGRVTVRGGVRVGVLSQQDEATADTTVRHRVVGDRPEYEWASDPRIRDVLSGLLEGIDLESPLTSLSGGQLRRVHLAELLVGDWDVLLLDEPTNHLDVEGISWLAEHLRRRWSPKDGGLVVITHDRWFLDAVCTRMWEVHDGVVEPFEGGYAAYVLQRVERDRQAAAIESKRQNLMRKELAWLRRGAPARTSKPKFRIDAANELISDEPPVRDSVALTQLATSRLGRDVIDVLDVDAGYGDVTVLRDVTVHIGPADRIGVLGPNGAGKSTLLALITGDLEPQAGRVKKGKTVTVRQVTQQLEGLQEHLDSRVSDVVGRYRTTFRSGKDEVTPGQLLERLGFTAAHQKVKVGALSGGQQRRLDLLLTLLDEPNILVLDEPTNDMDTDMLAAMEDLLDTWPGPLLVVSHDRYLLERVTDIQYAVLDGTVRHVPGGVEQYLELRAAGAGKGAVPASGAAGSGRGSGSPGSSRGASGAGAVGGGSGGSGRSPASDAAAGSSAAGAPTLSGPESHAAQKELGAVERRMQKLEQRTTSLHTKLADHDQSDYVGLAEITAQLREVESEIESLEERWLELSELLG, encoded by the coding sequence ATGGCTCACCTGCTCGGCACCCAGTCCCTGCACGTCGCACTGCCCGATCGCGTGCTGCTGGACGACATCACCGTCGGCATCGATGCGGGCGATCGCATCGGCGTCGTAGGGCGCAACGGCGACGGGAAGTCGACGCTGCTCCGCCTGCTCGCTCGCCTGACCACGCCCGACGAGGGCCGCGTCACCGTGCGCGGCGGGGTGCGCGTCGGCGTGCTCAGCCAGCAGGACGAGGCGACCGCCGACACCACCGTCCGCCACCGCGTGGTCGGGGATCGACCCGAGTACGAGTGGGCCTCGGACCCGCGGATCCGGGACGTGCTCTCCGGTCTGCTGGAGGGCATCGATCTCGAGTCGCCGCTCACCTCACTCTCCGGCGGGCAGCTGCGCCGCGTGCATCTGGCGGAGCTGCTGGTCGGCGACTGGGATGTGCTGCTGCTGGACGAGCCGACGAACCACCTCGACGTCGAGGGCATCTCCTGGCTCGCGGAGCATCTGCGCCGCCGCTGGAGCCCCAAGGACGGCGGCCTCGTGGTCATCACCCACGACCGCTGGTTCCTGGATGCGGTCTGCACCCGGATGTGGGAGGTGCACGATGGGGTCGTCGAACCCTTTGAGGGCGGCTACGCCGCCTATGTGCTGCAGCGGGTCGAGCGGGACCGACAGGCCGCGGCGATCGAGTCGAAGCGGCAGAACCTGATGCGCAAGGAGCTGGCCTGGCTGCGCCGCGGCGCACCGGCCCGGACGTCGAAGCCGAAGTTCCGCATCGACGCGGCGAACGAGCTGATCTCCGACGAGCCACCGGTCCGCGATTCCGTCGCGCTGACGCAACTGGCGACCTCGCGCCTGGGCCGGGACGTGATCGATGTGCTCGACGTGGACGCCGGCTATGGGGACGTCACGGTGCTGCGGGACGTCACCGTGCATATCGGCCCTGCGGACCGCATCGGAGTGCTCGGCCCCAACGGCGCCGGCAAGTCGACGCTGCTGGCCCTGATCACGGGAGATCTGGAGCCGCAGGCCGGTCGGGTCAAGAAGGGCAAGACCGTCACCGTGCGGCAGGTGACCCAGCAGCTGGAGGGCCTGCAGGAGCATCTGGACTCGCGGGTCAGCGATGTGGTGGGCAGGTACCGCACCACGTTCCGCTCGGGCAAGGACGAGGTCACGCCCGGGCAGTTGCTCGAGCGGCTCGGGTTCACCGCTGCGCATCAGAAGGTAAAGGTCGGGGCGCTCTCGGGCGGTCAGCAGCGACGCCTGGATCTGCTGCTGACCCTGCTGGACGAGCCCAACATCCTGGTGCTCGACGAGCCGACGAACGACATGGACACCGACATGCTCGCGGCGATGGAGGACCTGCTGGACACCTGGCCCGGTCCGCTGCTGGTGGTCTCCCATGACCGGTACCTCCTGGAGCGCGTCACCGACATCCAGTACGCGGTGCTCGACGGAACGGTCCGGCACGTGCCGGGCGGGGTGGAGCAGTACCTGGAGCTGCGGGCTGCGGGGGCGGGCAAGGGCGCGGTACCGGCATCCGGGGCGGCGGGAAGCGGTAGAGGCTCCGGCAGTCCCGGCAGCTCCCGCGGCGCGAGTGGCGCGGGCGCGGTCGGTGGCGGTTCCGGCGGCTCCGGCCGGTCGCCGGCGTCAGACGCCGCAGCCGGCTCGTCGGCCGCGGGGGCGCCGACCCTCTCCGGGCCGGAGTCGCATGCGGCGCAGAAGGAGCTCGGGGCCGTGGAGCGCAGGATGCAGAAGCTCGAGCAGCGGACGACGTCCCTGCACACGAAGCTGGCCGACCACGACCAGTCCGACTACGTGGGCCTCGCGGAGATCACCGCACAGCTGCGCGAGGTCGAGAGCGAGATCGAGAGCCTCGAGGAACGCTGGCTGGAGCTGTCGGAGCTGCTCGGCTGA
- a CDS encoding HNH endonuclease signature motif containing protein produces the protein MARESYEGEEAPGAGHDAPGIVPLRATSGSGPEGSIAASVGPGVRSALSIDAGVGELRIGDVDVAAARTVLARLGADGAPSLDRLSATEAIAVLSGLQELSGAVAAVQARALIRLEEAVTEDCRRREETPKQALKIARSEVSTALKQSRSCAGQSMATCRRLVRSMPGMLTALARGQIVPGSAHRVGRTMAPASPEQRAQVDQILTAHLPYLEDCGPEEWGGEAEKVLHGLDPDGAAERHRTAKRDRSVTVRRGEHGMCTVTARLAGLDGARLRKGLSIAAEKARAHGDRRGHQQIMADLFADALIGRGEGIDPSTLEIGVIITDRSLLAPDHADAATIEGYGAVPFEHIREEMREAMTPVEEDPELVMTLRRLYTDPEDGQLVAVESTARSFPPALARFLRFAHQTCRAPHCDASIRQNDHIVPWSQGGPTSLDNGNGLCAADNQKEESGQRARVVRDENGKRRTVEWTTRYGQTSHRRGINVDPVGTGARLLRRADGTARSSPRPGSRPPDGEPDGSLRRALALLDPRPVVRDHRREPPLKEPRHRESHRLASRRRDHVFFPHVTLIADRPWRGLEPGAA, from the coding sequence ATGGCACGTGAATCGTACGAGGGCGAGGAAGCACCGGGAGCCGGTCACGACGCTCCCGGGATCGTGCCGTTGCGTGCGACCTCGGGGAGCGGTCCCGAGGGGTCGATCGCGGCGTCGGTGGGGCCCGGAGTGCGCAGCGCGCTCTCGATCGACGCAGGTGTCGGCGAGCTCCGGATCGGTGACGTCGACGTGGCTGCGGCGCGCACCGTGCTCGCCCGGCTCGGGGCCGACGGCGCCCCCTCGCTGGATCGGCTGTCGGCCACGGAGGCGATCGCAGTGCTGTCCGGGCTCCAGGAGCTGTCCGGGGCGGTGGCCGCGGTCCAGGCACGGGCGCTGATCCGGTTGGAGGAGGCGGTCACGGAGGACTGCCGGCGTCGTGAGGAGACGCCGAAGCAGGCGCTGAAGATCGCACGGTCCGAGGTCTCGACGGCGCTGAAGCAGTCCCGGTCCTGCGCCGGTCAGTCGATGGCCACCTGCCGTCGTCTCGTCCGCTCGATGCCCGGCATGCTCACCGCGCTCGCCCGCGGGCAGATCGTGCCCGGCTCCGCGCACAGGGTGGGGCGCACGATGGCGCCGGCGAGCCCCGAGCAACGCGCGCAGGTCGATCAGATCCTCACCGCCCACCTGCCCTACCTCGAGGACTGCGGTCCGGAGGAATGGGGCGGGGAGGCGGAGAAGGTGCTGCACGGCCTGGATCCGGACGGCGCCGCTGAACGACATCGCACGGCGAAGAGGGACCGCAGCGTCACCGTGCGCCGCGGTGAGCACGGCATGTGCACTGTCACCGCGCGCCTGGCCGGGCTCGACGGCGCCCGCCTCCGCAAAGGGCTCTCGATCGCTGCGGAGAAGGCCCGCGCTCATGGTGATCGGCGGGGCCATCAGCAGATCATGGCGGACCTCTTCGCCGACGCACTGATCGGCCGCGGCGAGGGGATCGATCCGTCCACGCTGGAGATCGGCGTGATCATCACCGACCGCTCCCTCCTCGCCCCCGATCACGCCGATGCCGCCACCATCGAGGGCTACGGCGCGGTGCCCTTCGAGCACATCCGCGAGGAGATGCGCGAGGCGATGACGCCCGTCGAGGAGGATCCGGAGCTCGTGATGACCCTGCGCCGGCTCTATACCGACCCGGAGGACGGCCAGCTCGTCGCTGTCGAATCCACTGCCCGCAGCTTCCCGCCGGCGCTCGCCCGCTTCCTCCGGTTCGCCCACCAGACCTGCCGTGCGCCCCACTGCGATGCGAGCATCCGCCAGAACGACCACATCGTCCCGTGGTCGCAGGGTGGCCCCACCTCCCTGGACAACGGCAACGGACTCTGCGCCGCGGACAACCAGAAGGAGGAGTCCGGGCAGAGGGCACGCGTCGTCCGTGACGAGAACGGGAAGCGCCGCACCGTCGAATGGACCACCCGCTACGGGCAGACGTCCCACCGTCGCGGCATCAACGTCGACCCGGTCGGCACGGGGGCGAGACTGCTGCGCCGAGCTGACGGCACGGCTCGCTCCAGTCCCCGCCCCGGCTCCCGCCCACCCGATGGCGAACCGGATGGCTCACTCCGCCGCGCTCTCGCGCTGCTCGATCCGCGACCGGTGGTGCGAGATCACCGCAGGGAACCCCCTCTCAAGGAGCCTCGACACAGGGAATCTCACCGCCTCGCGTCGCGGCGCCGGGATCACGTCTTCTTCCCGCACGTCACGCTCATCGCCGACCGGCCATGGCGCGGTCTCGAACCCGGCGCGGCCTAG
- the rpmF gene encoding 50S ribosomal protein L32 gives MAVPKFKMSRARTHSRRSQWKANNPDLVQVTVRGRTAAVPRRLAKAYQRGLLEIED, from the coding sequence ATGGCAGTGCCCAAGTTCAAGATGTCCCGTGCGCGCACGCATTCCCGTCGCTCGCAGTGGAAGGCCAACAACCCCGACCTCGTGCAGGTCACGGTCCGCGGCCGCACCGCCGCCGTGCCGCGTCGCCTCGCGAAGGCGTACCAGCGCGGTCTCCTCGAGATCGAGGACTGA
- a CDS encoding TatD family hydrolase has translation MSSPHETPPGPAAPSPVRDREDIDPRGKKRDRSWPPAPEPLPFPVIDNHCHLDFADGDEQLSIHDHVARAAAAGIDAQITIGSDLEAVRWTAALLASADCPPSLRGGVAVHPNEAALHVRGRDHQGRELVGLDEAIGEVSALLRGPGMVVVGETGLDWFRTSREDEAARTAQIDSFRAHIALAKELDLPLQIHDRDAHRDVLEVLEADGAPERTVFHCFSGDAEFARECVDRGWFLSFAGTVTFKNAADLRGALAEVGLGQVMVETDAPFLTPVPYRGRPNSSYLIPLTMATIAEVTGTDLEQACRTIRTTTQDVYRWPEGVPA, from the coding sequence ATGTCGTCACCGCACGAGACCCCGCCCGGACCCGCCGCCCCGTCACCGGTGCGCGACCGCGAGGACATCGACCCCCGTGGGAAGAAGCGCGACCGCTCCTGGCCGCCCGCGCCCGAGCCGCTGCCCTTCCCGGTGATCGACAACCACTGCCATCTCGACTTCGCCGACGGGGATGAGCAGCTCAGCATCCACGACCACGTCGCCCGGGCCGCGGCCGCCGGCATCGATGCGCAGATCACCATCGGCTCGGATCTCGAGGCCGTGCGATGGACAGCCGCGCTGCTCGCCTCTGCGGACTGCCCGCCCTCTCTGCGCGGAGGCGTCGCCGTGCACCCCAACGAGGCCGCCCTCCACGTCCGCGGGCGCGACCATCAGGGCCGGGAGCTGGTGGGGCTCGACGAGGCGATCGGTGAGGTCTCCGCACTGCTGCGCGGCCCCGGGATGGTCGTGGTGGGGGAGACGGGACTGGACTGGTTCCGCACCTCGCGGGAGGACGAGGCGGCCCGCACAGCCCAGATCGACTCGTTCCGCGCGCATATCGCACTGGCCAAGGAGCTGGACCTCCCGCTGCAGATCCATGACCGCGACGCCCACCGGGACGTGCTCGAGGTGCTCGAGGCCGACGGCGCTCCGGAGCGGACCGTCTTCCACTGCTTCTCCGGCGATGCCGAGTTCGCCCGCGAGTGCGTGGACCGGGGCTGGTTCCTCTCCTTCGCCGGTACCGTCACCTTCAAGAACGCCGCGGACCTGCGCGGCGCGCTGGCCGAGGTGGGCCTCGGCCAGGTCATGGTCGAGACCGATGCACCCTTTCTCACCCCGGTGCCCTACCGGGGCCGCCCGAACTCCTCGTACCTGATCCCGCTCACCATGGCGACGATCGCCGAGGTGACCGGCACCGACCTCGAGCAGGCCTGCCGCACGATCCGGACCACCACCCAGGACGTGTACCGCTGGCCCGAGGGCGTGCCCGCATGA
- the rsmI gene encoding 16S rRNA (cytidine(1402)-2'-O)-methyltransferase: MLEPGVLTLAATPIGNPLDASVRLMRALGEADLIAAEDTRRLHRLVRELEVVTHGTILSYHEHNEVERTGMLLEALAAGQRVLIVTDAGMPVVSDPGFRAVQAATGAGHRVTVIPGPSAVLTALAASGIAPDRFTFEGFPPRREGRRAGALEPLATEQRTMVFFESPRRTAATLAAMAEAFGAQRPAAVARELTKTYEEIRRGTLAELAIWAEEGEVLGEVVIVVAGAEPVAASAEDLVDQVLARAAAGERLKAAAKEVARPHAGIGASELYDLALQKR, from the coding sequence ATGCTCGAGCCCGGAGTCCTCACCCTCGCCGCCACCCCTATCGGGAATCCGCTGGATGCCTCGGTGCGTCTGATGCGAGCTCTCGGCGAGGCGGACCTGATCGCCGCCGAGGACACCCGGCGGCTCCACCGCCTGGTGCGGGAGCTCGAGGTGGTCACCCACGGCACGATCCTCTCTTATCACGAGCACAACGAGGTCGAGCGCACCGGCATGCTGCTCGAGGCGTTGGCGGCGGGGCAGCGGGTCCTGATCGTCACCGATGCCGGCATGCCCGTCGTCTCCGATCCGGGCTTCCGTGCGGTGCAGGCCGCGACCGGGGCCGGACACCGGGTGACGGTGATCCCCGGCCCCTCCGCCGTGCTGACGGCGCTGGCGGCCTCGGGCATAGCCCCGGACCGCTTCACCTTCGAGGGCTTCCCGCCGCGGAGGGAGGGCCGACGGGCCGGCGCGCTCGAACCGCTGGCGACCGAGCAGCGGACGATGGTGTTCTTCGAATCGCCACGACGCACTGCCGCGACCCTCGCCGCGATGGCGGAGGCCTTCGGCGCCCAGCGCCCGGCCGCCGTGGCCCGCGAGCTGACCAAGACCTACGAGGAGATCCGGCGCGGCACCCTCGCCGAGCTCGCCATCTGGGCGGAGGAGGGCGAGGTGCTGGGCGAGGTGGTGATCGTCGTGGCGGGCGCAGAGCCCGTGGCGGCGAGCGCGGAGGACCTGGTCGACCAGGTGCTGGCCCGGGCGGCGGCGGGGGAGCGGCTCAAGGCTGCGGCGAAGGAGGTCGCCCGGCCCCATGCAGGCATCGGCGCGAGCGAACTCTACGACCTGGCCCTGCAGAAGCGCTGA
- a CDS encoding MarR family winged helix-turn-helix transcriptional regulator: MPTTPDAAAPRHDEVDRIVEGWRTARADLDVAPLAVFSRISRLSRYLEVARRGAFTDAGLEGWEFDMLSALRRSGEDALSPGALMHETLVTSGTMTTRIDKLVARGLVSKNRSPHDGRAVEVRLRREGVARVDAAMETLLEAEQELLEPLAPDGRSALADTLRSLLLTFEADDPPQR, from the coding sequence ATGCCCACCACGCCAGACGCCGCCGCACCGCGCCACGACGAGGTCGACCGCATCGTCGAGGGCTGGCGCACGGCCCGCGCAGACCTGGATGTCGCCCCGCTGGCGGTGTTCTCCCGCATCTCCCGCCTGTCGAGGTATCTCGAGGTCGCCCGGCGCGGGGCCTTCACCGATGCCGGGCTCGAGGGATGGGAGTTCGACATGCTCTCGGCCCTGCGGCGCAGCGGTGAGGACGCCCTCTCGCCCGGCGCGCTGATGCACGAGACCCTGGTGACCAGCGGCACCATGACCACCCGCATCGACAAGCTGGTCGCCCGGGGCCTGGTGAGCAAGAACCGCAGCCCGCATGACGGCCGGGCGGTCGAGGTGCGGCTGCGCCGCGAGGGCGTCGCCCGGGTCGATGCGGCGATGGAGACGCTGCTGGAGGCGGAGCAGGAGCTGCTCGAGCCGCTGGCCCCCGACGGGCGCTCCGCGCTCGCCGACACCCTGCGCTCCCTGCTGCTGACCTTCGAGGCGGACGACCCTCCCCAGCGGTGA